In Fibrobacter sp. UWEL, one genomic interval encodes:
- a CDS encoding TIGR02147 family protein → MSIALEHLFDYDDFRKFMQDYFEEQKKMRAVFSHRFFAAKAGFSSSSYCLNVIRGRFNLTHKSIEKLAKAMDFEPLQKSYFEALVQYNQADQVNERESAWEQIQQIRKQIEFTHVTTREQAYFSQWYYPILRELAVSSDWNGDYMKLARLVEPQITTDEARDGVKCLLEWGLLQEVPQDDGSVRYEESAQMLDASRIPPMALRKIRREYIQHAIGAVESKPKDERFAAFTTLAMSESSYNYAVEVLEEARKKIISRAANDTEVERVYEMMVVAFPMSKKVKEAKG, encoded by the coding sequence ATGAGTATTGCACTGGAACATTTGTTTGACTACGATGACTTCAGAAAATTCATGCAGGATTATTTTGAAGAGCAGAAGAAAATGCGCGCCGTTTTCTCCCATCGTTTCTTTGCTGCCAAAGCGGGATTCAGCAGTAGTTCCTATTGTCTGAATGTGATCCGCGGTCGATTCAACCTGACCCACAAATCCATCGAAAAGCTGGCCAAGGCCATGGATTTCGAGCCGCTGCAGAAGTCCTACTTCGAGGCTCTGGTGCAGTACAACCAGGCGGATCAGGTGAACGAACGTGAGTCTGCCTGGGAGCAGATCCAGCAGATTCGTAAGCAGATTGAATTTACTCACGTCACTACCCGAGAGCAGGCGTATTTCAGCCAGTGGTATTACCCGATCCTGCGCGAACTGGCGGTTAGCTCCGACTGGAATGGCGACTACATGAAACTTGCCCGCCTGGTGGAACCCCAGATTACTACCGACGAGGCCCGCGATGGCGTCAAGTGCCTGCTGGAATGGGGCTTGCTCCAGGAAGTTCCCCAGGACGATGGCTCTGTCCGGTACGAAGAAAGCGCCCAGATGTTGGACGCCTCCCGCATTCCTCCCATGGCCCTGCGCAAAATTCGTCGCGAATACATTCAGCACGCCATTGGCGCCGTGGAGTCAAAGCCCAAGGATGAGCGCTTTGCTGCCTTTACCACCCTTGCCATGAGCGAAAGTTCTTATAATTATGCGGTAGAGGTGCTGGAGGAGGCCCGCAAGAAGATTATTTCCCGAGCCGCCAACGACACCGAAGTGGAACGCGTTTACGAGATGATGGTGGTGGCTTTCCCCATGAGCAAAAAGGTCAAGGAGGCAAAAGGATGA
- a CDS encoding LamG-like jellyroll fold domain-containing protein translates to MKMLNLNHRFYGLLVLTASVFTSALVACSDGGANDVGPTAGGVTDIGNSIASGVVLDVDGAPVKGARVVAYYDSWTQASIKDSVETFSDENGKYELKVDSTADYMLFASAGEDCGMVLASSDDAGSITVGPRRAYSGQIATRRTGTVRIVGSDVTTSLDGDGYFIFYDMPRGDIVITYADTLDGSSEGDRLKARIQFKTEGNKSIYVLPKMDFMAQDSSWFAVARMEYYREDGYDGILILGPVDTTAADDANLVAYLAMDGSEKVFDNDTTEATEVEYVDGISGKAILLKQGQFIDLDTLDPSAGDFTISLWTKWNGPNGEHQILASQRAYWSDSTSRFQWHFEGNNEEFVVLKSQPAYPEGFAFGDASIVPVGEWANLVLVSKDGMVSMYVNGEVVTMTDAEGNEVTAQEFVPNELDRKVPLRIGGNEIDAETWNGALDEIRIENIARDPQWIKEQYQKMK, encoded by the coding sequence ATGAAAATGCTGAATTTGAACCATAGGTTTTATGGGCTTCTGGTGCTGACCGCCAGTGTTTTTACTTCCGCTTTAGTGGCCTGCTCCGATGGCGGGGCGAATGACGTTGGGCCTACTGCAGGCGGCGTCACGGATATTGGAAATTCCATTGCCTCCGGTGTTGTGCTGGATGTGGACGGCGCGCCGGTCAAGGGCGCTCGCGTGGTTGCCTATTATGACAGCTGGACGCAGGCTTCCATCAAGGATTCTGTAGAAACGTTCTCCGATGAAAACGGCAAGTACGAACTGAAGGTGGACAGCACCGCTGACTACATGCTGTTCGCTTCCGCTGGTGAAGACTGCGGTATGGTTCTGGCATCTTCCGACGATGCGGGCTCCATTACCGTGGGCCCCCGCAGGGCTTATTCCGGACAGATCGCTACACGCCGTACGGGTACAGTCCGTATTGTGGGTAGCGACGTGACTACATCTCTGGATGGTGACGGCTACTTCATCTTCTACGATATGCCGCGGGGCGATATCGTGATTACCTATGCGGATACTCTGGATGGATCTTCTGAAGGAGACCGCCTGAAGGCTCGCATCCAATTTAAGACTGAAGGCAACAAGAGCATTTATGTGCTGCCCAAGATGGACTTCATGGCGCAGGATAGCAGCTGGTTTGCAGTAGCCCGTATGGAATACTACCGCGAAGACGGTTATGACGGAATCCTCATTCTGGGCCCCGTCGATACCACCGCTGCCGATGATGCAAATCTGGTTGCCTATCTAGCTATGGATGGTTCCGAAAAGGTATTCGATAACGATACTACCGAAGCAACGGAAGTAGAATACGTGGACGGCATTTCCGGCAAGGCCATCCTGCTGAAACAGGGGCAGTTTATTGACCTTGATACTCTGGACCCAAGTGCGGGTGACTTTACCATCTCGCTGTGGACCAAGTGGAATGGACCTAACGGAGAACACCAGATTCTTGCCTCCCAGCGGGCATACTGGAGCGATTCCACCTCCAGATTCCAGTGGCACTTCGAAGGCAACAACGAGGAATTCGTCGTGCTGAAAAGCCAGCCCGCCTATCCCGAGGGATTTGCCTTCGGTGATGCCTCCATCGTTCCTGTTGGAGAGTGGGCGAACCTAGTGCTTGTTTCTAAGGATGGCATGGTCAGTATGTACGTGAATGGCGAAGTGGTGACCATGACGGATGCTGAAGGAAACGAAGTGACCGCTCAGGAATTCGTTCCCAATGAATTGGACCGCAAGGTGCCGCTCCGCATTGGCGGTAACGAAATTGACGCCGAAACCTGGAATGGCGCCCTGGACGAAATCCGCATCGAAAACATCGCCCGCGATCCCCAGTGGATCAAGGAACAATACCAAAAGATGAAATAA
- a CDS encoding ferredoxin: MAITKVWLDESSDECVSCGACEATCDAVFTVPEKMQVKADADLAANEDAIKDAAAGCPAGVIKFEEA, encoded by the coding sequence ATGGCTATTACTAAGGTTTGGCTGGACGAATCTAGCGACGAATGCGTTTCCTGCGGTGCTTGCGAAGCTACTTGCGACGCAGTTTTCACTGTTCCCGAAAAGATGCAGGTTAAGGCTGACGCTGATCTCGCTGCTAACGAAGACGCTATCAAGGACGCAGCTGCAGGCTGCCCCGCTGGCGTGATTAAGTTCGAAGAAGCTTAA
- the argB gene encoding acetylglutamate kinase, whose protein sequence is MKKVVVKIGGSLAIDEAKLADFVAAVSKLPAMGCQVAVVHGGGKDINENIALLREQPTFIDGLRVTTPGIMKMVEMTLSGHVNKKLVRMLESNGCDAVGISGVDAKLFEVEKKQGKVDLGLVGEVKKVNTKIVDALWSAGIVPVVSPISIGPDENGNNVSWNVNADTAASELAVALQADQFVLVSDVPGVLDGEKKVIPELSESDAEKLIEDGVISGGMIPKVRESFKSIRRGLKSIHIVGWKDAESFIKQINGEHNYGTIQR, encoded by the coding sequence ATGAAAAAAGTGGTCGTAAAAATTGGTGGCAGCTTGGCTATTGACGAAGCAAAGTTGGCCGATTTTGTGGCAGCAGTATCCAAGCTTCCGGCTATGGGCTGCCAGGTCGCCGTTGTACACGGTGGTGGCAAGGACATTAACGAAAACATCGCCTTGCTGCGAGAACAGCCCACTTTTATTGATGGCCTCCGAGTAACTACACCCGGCATTATGAAGATGGTTGAAATGACCCTGTCTGGTCACGTGAACAAGAAACTTGTTCGCATGCTGGAAAGCAACGGCTGCGATGCCGTGGGTATTTCTGGTGTAGATGCCAAGCTTTTCGAAGTTGAAAAGAAACAGGGCAAGGTTGATCTTGGTCTGGTGGGCGAAGTCAAGAAGGTTAATACCAAGATTGTGGACGCCCTGTGGTCCGCAGGCATTGTTCCTGTGGTGAGCCCCATTTCTATCGGTCCCGACGAAAATGGCAACAACGTGAGCTGGAACGTGAATGCAGACACTGCCGCAAGCGAACTGGCTGTGGCACTTCAGGCTGATCAGTTTGTGCTGGTAAGTGATGTTCCGGGCGTTCTGGATGGCGAAAAGAAGGTGATCCCCGAACTTTCTGAAAGCGATGCCGAAAAGCTCATTGAGGATGGCGTTATTAGCGGTGGTATGATTCCCAAGGTCCGCGAAAGCTTTAAGTCTATCCGACGAGGCCTCAAGAGCATTCATATCGTAGGCTGGAAGGATGCGGAATCCTTCATCAAGCAGATCAACGGCGAACATAACTACGGCACTATTCAGCGCTAG
- a CDS encoding aspartate aminotransferase family protein, protein MSFIDQDKNVIAPLYGKADIEIVKGEGSYLFDSKGDKYLDFVAGIAVNALGHQNKAIKEAVVKQMDSFNHISNLYVNMPQVELGKKLLEITGFDKAFFCNSGTEANEGAIKFARKYFDRKGEANRQKIITFVNSFHGRTFAALSATGQPALRQGFGNMPGDFVHVTWNDCAALKAEVNKDTCAIMLESLAAEGGVMTLSAEMVETINSLQKEFGVLVIVDEVQAGCGRLGTFFGFEKYGLKPDLVTMAKGIGGGLPLGGVLLRQYIADQLKAGDHGTTFGGNPIACAAGLAVVNQVSEPALLKNVAERGAQIRTALAALKAKYSFIKEIRGEGLIVGVALDDAMPVGNVVAAARAEKLMVLSAKGNVLRMLPCLNVSAAEVDEAMAKLDKAFAAVAK, encoded by the coding sequence ATGTCTTTTATTGATCAAGATAAGAACGTCATTGCCCCGCTGTATGGCAAGGCTGACATTGAAATTGTAAAGGGTGAAGGCTCTTACCTCTTTGACTCCAAGGGCGACAAGTATCTGGACTTCGTTGCAGGTATTGCTGTGAACGCTCTGGGTCATCAGAACAAGGCCATCAAGGAAGCTGTGGTAAAGCAGATGGATAGCTTCAACCACATCTCCAACCTTTACGTGAATATGCCCCAGGTTGAACTGGGCAAGAAGCTTTTGGAAATCACTGGCTTCGACAAGGCTTTCTTCTGCAACTCCGGTACCGAAGCTAACGAAGGTGCCATCAAGTTTGCACGTAAGTATTTCGATCGCAAGGGTGAAGCCAACAGGCAGAAGATCATCACTTTCGTCAACAGTTTCCACGGCAGAACTTTCGCTGCTCTTTCTGCAACCGGTCAGCCGGCTCTGCGTCAGGGTTTCGGCAACATGCCGGGCGACTTCGTTCATGTGACTTGGAATGACTGCGCTGCATTGAAGGCTGAAGTCAACAAGGACACCTGCGCCATCATGCTGGAATCTCTGGCAGCCGAAGGCGGCGTCATGACTTTGTCTGCAGAAATGGTTGAAACCATCAACAGCCTCCAGAAGGAATTCGGTGTGCTGGTGATTGTCGACGAAGTTCAGGCTGGTTGCGGCCGTCTGGGAACTTTCTTCGGCTTTGAAAAGTATGGCCTCAAGCCGGATCTGGTAACTATGGCTAAGGGCATCGGTGGCGGCCTCCCGCTGGGTGGCGTATTGCTCCGTCAGTACATTGCTGACCAGCTGAAGGCTGGCGACCACGGCACTACTTTCGGTGGCAATCCCATCGCTTGCGCTGCGGGTCTCGCAGTTGTCAATCAGGTTTCTGAACCCGCTCTCCTGAAGAACGTTGCCGAAAGGGGCGCACAGATCCGTACCGCTCTTGCAGCTCTTAAGGCCAAGTACAGCTTCATCAAGGAAATCCGCGGCGAAGGCCTCATCGTAGGCGTTGCTCTGGACGATGCAATGCCGGTAGGCAACGTGGTTGCAGCCGCTCGCGCAGAAAAGCTGATGGTTCTTTCTGCTAAGGGTAACGTGCTCCGTATGCTGCCTTGCCTCAACGTCAGCGCCGCTGAAGTTGACGAAGCTATGGCTAAGCTTGATAAGGCTTTCGCCGCAGTAGCTAAGTAA
- a CDS encoding radical SAM protein, with product MHITFLNPPFHPMFSRESRSPCVTKSSTLYWPMFLSYAAGVCEADGNEIQLIDSPAMELDLPQTLEGMKKFGPELVICSTSTPSIINDLKVVKAIKEAMPNVKVAIMGTHATAEPLESMEMEPSLDYVIIGEADYTSRNLARALRGDEGAAAIGQFPGLAYRTAEGKVDFQPEGPKIENLNEIPWVSKVYRKHLYSCYKKYFYGANLNPLIVILSGRGCPNHCSYCVIPQTLNGHKFRRRDPKDVVDELQYIKENFEDLGEVFFEDDTFTASHEHVRQICNLILERGLKITWSCNARADVPLDLLKLMKKAGGREMCVGFESASPEVLEKIHKGIKNTDKAVEFTKNARKAGLLVHGCFMVGNPGDTPETLRMTLDYAKQLNPNTAQFYPIMAYPGTEAYKEALESGALKSRDYNQWLDKDGFHRTTIQRGELTSQALVDFCDKARREFYLRPSYIIRQGIMSIKNPRERYRVFRGFKTLVKHLFRKHGELAPVARQAPTNKL from the coding sequence ATGCATATTACTTTTTTGAACCCTCCGTTCCACCCCATGTTCAGCCGCGAATCTCGCAGCCCCTGTGTAACGAAGTCTAGTACCCTTTATTGGCCCATGTTCTTAAGCTATGCCGCAGGCGTCTGTGAAGCCGACGGCAACGAAATTCAGCTCATCGATAGCCCCGCTATGGAACTGGACCTCCCCCAGACCTTGGAAGGCATGAAAAAGTTCGGTCCCGAACTTGTAATCTGCAGTACAAGTACCCCCAGCATTATTAACGACCTTAAGGTAGTCAAGGCCATCAAGGAAGCCATGCCCAATGTGAAGGTAGCCATCATGGGTACCCACGCCACAGCAGAGCCCCTGGAATCCATGGAAATGGAACCGTCCCTGGACTACGTGATTATCGGCGAAGCGGACTACACCAGCCGCAACCTGGCCCGCGCCCTCCGTGGCGACGAAGGTGCTGCCGCTATCGGTCAGTTCCCCGGTCTCGCCTACCGCACTGCGGAAGGCAAGGTGGACTTCCAGCCCGAAGGTCCCAAGATCGAGAATCTTAATGAAATTCCCTGGGTCTCCAAGGTTTACCGCAAGCATCTCTACAGCTGCTACAAGAAGTATTTCTATGGCGCCAACCTGAACCCGCTGATTGTGATTTTGAGCGGTCGCGGCTGCCCCAACCACTGCAGCTATTGCGTCATTCCTCAGACCTTGAACGGTCACAAGTTCCGCCGTCGCGATCCGAAGGACGTGGTGGACGAACTGCAGTACATCAAGGAAAACTTCGAGGACCTGGGCGAAGTCTTCTTCGAAGACGACACCTTTACCGCAAGTCACGAACACGTTCGTCAAATCTGTAACTTGATTCTGGAACGTGGCCTCAAGATTACCTGGAGCTGCAACGCCCGCGCAGACGTTCCTCTGGACCTTCTGAAGTTGATGAAGAAGGCAGGCGGCCGCGAAATGTGCGTTGGCTTTGAAAGCGCTTCCCCGGAAGTTCTGGAAAAGATCCACAAGGGTATCAAGAACACGGACAAGGCCGTGGAATTCACTAAGAACGCCCGTAAGGCAGGTCTCCTGGTTCACGGTTGCTTCATGGTGGGTAACCCCGGCGACACTCCCGAAACTCTGCGCATGACTTTGGATTACGCCAAGCAGCTGAATCCCAACACGGCTCAGTTCTACCCCATCATGGCATATCCCGGTACCGAAGCTTACAAGGAAGCTCTGGAATCCGGCGCCCTGAAGTCTCGCGATTACAACCAGTGGCTGGACAAGGACGGCTTCCACCGTACGACCATCCAGCGTGGCGAACTGACTAGCCAGGCTCTGGTGGACTTCTGCGACAAGGCTCGTCGTGAGTTCTACCTCCGCCCCAGCTACATCATCCGTCAGGGTATTATGTCCATCAAGAATCCTCGTGAACGCTACCGTGTGTTCCGCGGTTTCAAGACTCTGGTGAAGCACCTGTTCCGCAAGCACGGCGAACTGGCTCCTGTAGCAAGACAAGCCCCCACTAATAAGTTGTAG
- a CDS encoding toxin-antitoxin system YwqK family antitoxin: protein MKTFFCALLIGVTFATAQDVPLDTVKTLFPDGSVARVYTVQKGTDVRHGKSVTYHPNGKVAVEAPYVNGVLDGVFRSYFENGNLWQAIGYRNDTEEGISTVFFENGKKKKSEVYRAGMQHGMSEEFSDKGKLQRQIPYVMGQVHGVAKVYDENGAVSEEMTFERGLRHGSYRRYKKGLKIFEAKFERNRCIENCDF, encoded by the coding sequence ATGAAAACCTTTTTTTGCGCTCTATTAATCGGTGTGACTTTCGCAACGGCACAGGATGTCCCTCTGGACACGGTCAAGACCCTTTTCCCCGATGGATCTGTGGCTCGCGTATACACCGTCCAGAAAGGCACTGACGTGCGTCATGGAAAGTCCGTTACCTACCATCCCAACGGAAAGGTGGCGGTGGAGGCTCCCTACGTCAACGGTGTGTTGGACGGGGTGTTCCGTAGCTACTTTGAAAATGGAAATCTGTGGCAGGCCATCGGCTATAGAAATGACACCGAAGAAGGTATAAGCACGGTTTTCTTTGAAAACGGCAAGAAGAAAAAGTCCGAGGTTTATCGGGCTGGAATGCAGCATGGCATGAGTGAGGAATTCAGCGATAAGGGAAAGCTGCAACGTCAGATCCCTTACGTCATGGGGCAGGTGCATGGGGTTGCCAAGGTCTATGACGAGAATGGGGCGGTGTCGGAGGAAATGACCTTCGAACGCGGGCTCCGCCATGGGTCTTACCGTAGGTATAAGAAGGGCCTCAAAATCTTTGAGGCCAAGTTCGAGCGGAACCGCTGCATAGAAAACTGTGACTTCTAG
- a CDS encoding DedA family protein yields MKNKNFLLICSLTVLMLTANLMAADTTAVSQVAAEATASTGIYNQIIDWYNEHLNYGTITLLMAIESSFVPFPSELVVPPAAYKALQPSSELNIVLIVLFATIGALIGAYINYYLAKFLGRPIIYKFADSRLGHFLLLDTSKVEKAEKYFRDHGVISTFVGRLITVIRQLISIPAGLAGMKLLPFTLFTFLGAAIWNTVLAVLGYMAHGQKDIIEKYNSELAMALVGFGVLFIGFMVWQGIKPQKKTIQDKD; encoded by the coding sequence ATGAAGAACAAGAACTTTTTGTTGATTTGCTCCCTTACAGTCCTTATGCTCACTGCAAACCTGATGGCTGCAGATACTACCGCAGTAAGCCAGGTGGCCGCAGAAGCGACCGCAAGCACCGGCATTTACAACCAAATTATTGACTGGTACAACGAACATCTCAACTACGGAACCATCACCCTGCTGATGGCCATCGAAAGTTCCTTCGTGCCGTTCCCTTCCGAACTGGTTGTTCCTCCTGCAGCATACAAGGCCTTGCAGCCCAGCTCCGAACTGAACATCGTGCTGATCGTGCTGTTCGCAACCATCGGTGCTTTGATCGGCGCTTACATCAACTACTACCTGGCTAAATTCCTGGGCCGTCCGATTATCTATAAGTTCGCCGACAGCCGCCTGGGTCACTTTCTCCTGCTGGACACCTCCAAGGTGGAAAAAGCCGAAAAGTATTTCCGCGATCATGGTGTTATCTCCACCTTCGTTGGCCGCCTGATCACCGTCATCCGCCAGCTGATTTCCATTCCCGCAGGCCTCGCCGGAATGAAGCTGTTGCCATTTACTTTGTTTACATTCCTGGGCGCCGCCATCTGGAATACCGTCCTTGCAGTTCTCGGCTATATGGCACACGGCCAGAAGGATATCATCGAGAAGTACAATTCTGAATTGGCAATGGCCCTGGTTGGATTCGGCGTGCTGTTCATCGGCTTCATGGTCTGGCAGGGAATCAAGCCCCAGAAGAAAACCATACAGGACAAGGACTAG
- a CDS encoding tol-pal system YbgF family protein: MRRIFLTLSALATALYAADFERSNWHTQLYLQGEPAFLNFQGDNDLLDDGIDTDVFTVPVSAGFLWSPLITPFWKADIPFTLWLGLEVNSFQMGTIEDSPKYTVKANGEDRPGEQNDRELSFMTYAPSVLAGFTVNLAGDLDLRVLGGFGFHFFSFYDDYSGNTTSYTDYVNTAFVSGALEYRITEVFQDVDLKIGINVRKEFLAYEDIKARKQDHDASPSPYSNLFFDKIEYKWPVRVGLELSLDFGRESRRDRKMRYKLHDRDDVLRKNSEVKDTITEWDCMAIERDYRFYLDDDGKLPDMSEAYTKTQFADVLESYLAFCHPADLATKEQLYATLDSGKIEIQAYQVRQEDSRFDQVMASNDPEMLQMFLEYYPDSPRRAEVEAKLNGLGDYDKFRAIQAQNTFKAYLAYLSDNPNGAFRDEAETGIFELVKASGRKKDYEIYLKRFPNGKYIYEARQALKMNTNEEQSMIEYQTDASNTNVAPEHQTSEPEPAPAEEPATSGYTAPAGYNVPTTSFDDDEEDDDEEEVEEAPAPKPKAKAKAAKKPAKKKAAKKPAKGKKKK, from the coding sequence ATGCGTAGAATATTTTTAACATTGTCCGCTTTGGCAACAGCTCTTTATGCAGCCGACTTTGAACGTTCAAATTGGCATACTCAGCTGTACTTACAAGGTGAACCCGCTTTCCTGAACTTCCAGGGTGATAACGACCTCCTGGACGATGGAATCGACACCGACGTCTTTACTGTTCCTGTTTCCGCAGGTTTCCTCTGGTCTCCGCTGATTACTCCGTTCTGGAAAGCGGATATTCCGTTTACCCTCTGGCTGGGCCTTGAGGTCAACTCCTTCCAGATGGGCACCATCGAGGATAGCCCCAAGTACACCGTTAAGGCTAACGGCGAGGACCGTCCGGGCGAACAGAACGACCGTGAACTGTCTTTCATGACCTATGCCCCCTCCGTCTTGGCAGGTTTCACTGTGAACCTGGCTGGCGACCTTGATCTTAGAGTCCTGGGTGGCTTTGGTTTCCACTTCTTCTCTTTCTATGACGACTATAGCGGTAATACCACTTCGTACACCGACTACGTCAATACCGCATTTGTATCCGGCGCTTTGGAATATCGCATCACCGAAGTGTTCCAGGACGTAGACCTGAAGATCGGCATCAACGTTCGTAAGGAATTCCTGGCATACGAAGATATTAAGGCACGTAAGCAAGACCACGACGCTAGCCCCTCTCCCTACTCCAACCTGTTCTTCGACAAGATCGAATACAAGTGGCCCGTACGAGTGGGTCTGGAACTGTCTCTGGACTTCGGCCGTGAAAGCCGTCGTGACCGCAAGATGCGTTACAAGCTCCATGACCGCGATGACGTCCTGCGCAAAAATAGCGAAGTCAAGGACACCATCACTGAATGGGACTGCATGGCTATCGAACGCGACTACCGCTTCTATCTGGACGATGACGGCAAGCTGCCCGACATGAGCGAAGCTTACACCAAGACTCAGTTCGCTGACGTGCTGGAAAGCTACCTGGCCTTCTGCCACCCCGCAGACTTGGCCACCAAGGAACAGCTCTATGCAACCTTGGATAGCGGCAAGATCGAAATCCAGGCTTACCAGGTCCGTCAGGAAGATTCTCGTTTCGACCAGGTCATGGCATCCAACGACCCCGAAATGCTCCAGATGTTCCTGGAATACTATCCGGACTCTCCCCGCAGGGCCGAAGTGGAAGCAAAGCTTAACGGTCTGGGCGACTACGATAAGTTCCGCGCCATCCAGGCACAGAACACCTTCAAGGCATACCTGGCTTACCTGAGCGACAATCCTAACGGAGCCTTCCGTGACGAAGCTGAAACCGGCATCTTTGAACTGGTGAAGGCTAGCGGCCGCAAGAAGGACTACGAAATCTACCTGAAGCGTTTCCCCAACGGTAAGTACATCTACGAAGCAAGACAGGCTCTCAAGATGAACACCAACGAAGAACAGTCCATGATTGAATATCAGACTGACGCTTCCAACACCAACGTCGCACCGGAACACCAGACTAGCGAACCCGAACCGGCACCCGCAGAAGAACCTGCAACTTCCGGCTACACGGCTCCTGCTGGTTACAACGTCCCCACCACCTCCTTCGACGATGACGAAGAAGACGATGATGAGGAAGAAGTTGAAGAAGCTCCCGCACCGAAGCCCAAGGCAAAGGCAAAGGCAGCTAAGAAACCCGCTAAGAAGAAGGCTGCAAAGAAGCCTGCTAAGGGCAAGAAGAAAAAGTAA
- a CDS encoding PEGA domain-containing protein, whose product MNKFFLSILLLVTAFLYAQEVPGVRANVELVNGAKQNAMFLGVHQDTVSLGGIIQGKFTVVKILKNRFKSIEDEQGNDLLNTAQNSEPVPAQNDSAATSEQEDSSAIQTSQNAYSDSYQFLSSVEGKHVFVALERRSIDSVLADQLNHLTIRLLQEKGTPVIIAKRTDFGYCREQGCIRDSLFHYGAASVFQGSITAAKAQDSLTIQVSHTIFNREVNPTDSASTPADTVHTAKMTLSTFTAINDAIEKNRLSQFLAKLQGIQVKNNNEKSKNYIHVESNPDGATLEVAGHDAICKTPCTFATLDTGKVLIYAHWSVDRHIWAAKSNVRIIPGDTSKVALKLAKAKPELFITSVPEGVEIFAGSTPITKNSRAVGKTPSKFTLYEPGISTVQFRKEGFRDTTISIYAAPMERTSVEVQMTPINDPTELINQQEWIKEKKKIFVGKTLMGSSIAPVLIGALFSYLAYQDYDDAGYVKDELSRSATTNGENFQKLVKKNHDLVDDGDKKMVIGGSLLGLGAAMFAIGFALSF is encoded by the coding sequence ATGAACAAGTTCTTCTTATCTATACTCCTTCTTGTTACCGCCTTCTTGTACGCCCAGGAAGTTCCCGGCGTTCGTGCCAATGTGGAACTGGTCAACGGCGCCAAGCAAAACGCCATGTTCCTCGGCGTCCATCAGGATACCGTAAGCCTTGGAGGCATCATCCAGGGAAAGTTCACTGTCGTAAAAATCCTGAAGAACCGCTTCAAGAGTATTGAGGACGAACAGGGGAACGATCTGCTCAACACCGCACAGAATTCCGAACCCGTCCCCGCACAGAATGATTCCGCGGCCACGTCTGAACAGGAAGATTCTTCCGCCATCCAGACTTCACAGAACGCCTATTCCGATTCCTACCAGTTCCTTTCCTCTGTTGAAGGCAAGCACGTTTTTGTCGCATTGGAAAGACGTTCCATCGACTCTGTTTTAGCAGACCAGTTAAATCACTTAACGATTCGTCTCCTGCAGGAAAAGGGGACACCCGTCATCATCGCCAAGCGCACGGATTTTGGATACTGTAGGGAACAGGGCTGTATCCGTGATTCCCTCTTCCATTATGGTGCAGCATCTGTATTCCAGGGAAGTATTACCGCAGCCAAGGCCCAGGATTCCTTAACCATTCAGGTTTCCCACACAATCTTTAACCGCGAAGTCAATCCCACGGACAGCGCCTCGACGCCGGCAGATACCGTACACACCGCCAAGATGACTCTCTCTACATTCACCGCCATCAACGACGCTATCGAGAAGAACAGGCTCAGTCAGTTCCTTGCCAAACTCCAGGGCATCCAGGTCAAGAACAATAACGAGAAGTCGAAGAACTACATCCACGTAGAATCCAATCCGGATGGCGCCACCCTGGAAGTAGCGGGACACGACGCCATCTGCAAGACGCCCTGTACCTTCGCCACTCTAGACACAGGCAAGGTACTCATTTACGCACACTGGAGTGTGGATAGGCATATCTGGGCAGCCAAGAGTAACGTAAGGATTATTCCAGGAGACACCAGCAAGGTCGCCCTGAAACTAGCCAAGGCAAAGCCCGAACTTTTCATCACTTCCGTTCCCGAAGGTGTGGAAATCTTTGCAGGATCCACCCCCATTACCAAGAACTCAAGGGCCGTAGGAAAAACGCCCAGCAAGTTCACCCTCTACGAGCCGGGCATTTCCACCGTACAGTTCCGCAAGGAAGGCTTCCGCGACACCACTATTTCCATTTACGCAGCCCCTATGGAACGGACCTCCGTGGAAGTCCAAATGACGCCCATCAACGACCCCACGGAGCTCATCAATCAGCAAGAATGGATCAAGGAAAAGAAGAAAATCTTTGTAGGGAAAACCCTTATGGGATCCTCCATCGCTCCGGTCCTGATTGGAGCCCTATTCTCCTACCTGGCCTATCAGGACTATGATGACGCAGGCTACGTCAAAGACGAATTGAGCAGATCCGCCACCACCAATGGAGAAAACTTCCAGAAATTGGTGAAAAAGAACCATGATTTGGTGGATGACGGCGACAAGAAAATGGTCATTGGAGGCTCCCTCCTAGGGTTAGGTGCCGCCATGTTTGCCATTGGATTCGCACTTTCCTTCTAA